From a single Lolium rigidum isolate FL_2022 chromosome 7, APGP_CSIRO_Lrig_0.1, whole genome shotgun sequence genomic region:
- the LOC124676213 gene encoding probable metal-nicotianamine transporter YSL9 isoform X2, with translation MYSVIVMKLNLTTGLNPTLNVSAALISFVMLRGWTQALARLGVAVRPLTRQENTVVQTCAVACYSIGSAGGFGSYLLGLNKKTYEMAGTDMEGNVGTKEPGLGWMIGFLLAVSFVGILALVPLRKILVIDYKLTYPSGTATAVLINGFHAPQADEVAKMQVNGFTKYFAISFVWSFFQWFYSGGDNCGFSQFPTLGLRAWKQSFFFDFNLTYVGAGMICPHLINISLLVGSILSWGIMWPLIADLKGSWYSADLPESSMKSLQGYKAFICISLILGDGVYNFGKVMLKTIWSILDKSKQNDAKKGKYILALDELHRNEVFIRDSLPNWIAILGYFALSVAAVITIPLIFPEMKWYYAIIAYILAPALGFSNAYGSGLTDINMAYNYGKIALLILASTVGKEHGVIAGMVGCGMVKCMTSISADLMQDFKTGHLTLTSPRSMLIAQIVGTAMGCVISPLTFFVFYNAFDIGNQNGPWKAPYALIYRNVAILGVQGSSALPLHCLQLCYGFFAFALVANLMRDFLPRKYGKWIPLPMAMGFPFLVGASFAIDMCVGSLIVYIWHKIDRSKAVHMVPAVASGFICGDGLWIFPASLLALAKITPPMCMAFDPTY, from the exons ATGTACAGCGTCATCGTGATGAAGCTCAACCTCACCACGGGGCTCAACCCCACCCTCAACGTCTCCGCCGCCCTCATCTCCTTCGTCATGCTCCGCGGCTGGACGCAGGCGCTGGCCCGCCTTGGCGTCGCCGTCCGCCCGCTCACGCGCCAGGAGAACACCGTCGTTCAGACGTGCGCCGTCGCCTGCTACAGCATCGGCTCCGCCG GTGGGTTCGGGTCCTACCTGCTTGGGCTCAACAAGAAGACCTACGAGATGGCGGGCACGGACATGGAGGGCAACGTCGGCACGAAAGAACCCGGCCTTGGGTGGATGATCGGATTTCTCTTAGCCGTCAGCTTCGTCGGGATCCTCGCGCTTGTCCCTCTCAGGAAG ATTTTGGTGATCGACTACAAATTAACTTACCCAAGCGGAACGGCAACCGCCGTGCTTATAAATGGATTTCATGCGCCTCAAGCAGATGAAGTGGCGAA GATGCAAGTGAACGGATTCACAAAATACTTTGCTATCAGTTTCGTCTGGAGTTTTTTCCAGTGGTTTTACTCTGGTGGAGATAATTGTGGGTTTTCACAGTTTCCCACTCTTGGACTACGAGCTTGGAAACAATC GTTCTTCTTTGATTTCAACCTCACATATGTTGGGGCCGGGATGATTTGCCCCCATCTTATTAATATATCTCTCCTTGTCGGTTCTATTCTCTCTTGGGGTATAATGTGGCCACTGATTGCTGATCTGAAAGGAAGCTGGTATTCAGCAGATTTACCAGAAAGCAGCATGAAAAGCCTGCAAGGTTATAAG GCTTTCATATGTATATCTCTCATCCTAGGAGACGGTGTGTACAATTTTGGAAAGGTTATGCTGAAAACCATTTGGAGTATACTTGACAAATCAAAACAGAACGACGCCAAGAAAGGTAAAT ATATTTTGGCGCTCGATGAACTTCACCGCAATGAAGTTTTTATAAGAGACAGTCTCCCTAATTGGATAGCCATCTTGGGTTACTTTGCACTATCAGTCGCTGCTGTAATTACAATTCCCTTGATTTTCCCTGAGATGAAGTGGTACTATGCTATCATAGCATACATATTGGCACCTGCCTTGGGTTTCTCCAATGCCTACGGATCTGGGCTTACTGACATCAACATGGCTTACAACTATGGAAAAATTGCCCTGCTCATTCTTGCATCCACTGTTGGAAAAGAACATGGTGTAATTGCTGGGATGGTAGGCTGTGGTATGGTGAAATGTATGACATCAATATCAGCTGATCTGATGCAGGATTTCAAAACTGGACATCTTACATTAACATCACCTAGATCAATGCTTATTGCTCAGATTGTTGGCACCGCCATGGGCTGTGTCATCTCACCCCTAACATTCTTTGTGTTCTACAATGCCTTTGACATAGGCAATCAGAATGGGCCCTGGAAGGCACCGTATGCTCTAATATACCGAAACGTTGCAATTCTTGGTGTACAGGGCTCATCTGCTTTGCCATTGCATTGCTTGCAGCTGTGCTATGGATTCTTCGCCTTCGCGCTGGTGGCCAACCTTATGAGGGATTTCCTCCCGCGGAAGTATGGCAAATGGATTCCCTTGCCCATGGCAATGGGGTTTCCATTCCTTGTTGGCGCGAGCTTTGCCATCGACATGTGTGTCGGGAGCTTGATAGTCTATATCTGGCACAAGATTGACAGAAGCAAAGCAGTGCATATGGTGCCGGCAGTTGCATCTGGTTTTATATGCGGGGATGGACTGTGGATCTTTCCAGCTTCCTTGCTTGCACTGGCCAAGATCACTCCACCAATGTGCATGGCATTTGATCCTACATACTAG
- the LOC124676213 gene encoding probable metal-nicotianamine transporter YSL9 isoform X1 produces MALHQRDTGGRGKEKEAELYADDAEPGAPSHATGRVPPWREQLTLRGLLVSAAVGTMYSVIVMKLNLTTGLNPTLNVSAALISFVMLRGWTQALARLGVAVRPLTRQENTVVQTCAVACYSIGSAGGFGSYLLGLNKKTYEMAGTDMEGNVGTKEPGLGWMIGFLLAVSFVGILALVPLRKILVIDYKLTYPSGTATAVLINGFHAPQADEVAKMQVNGFTKYFAISFVWSFFQWFYSGGDNCGFSQFPTLGLRAWKQSFFFDFNLTYVGAGMICPHLINISLLVGSILSWGIMWPLIADLKGSWYSADLPESSMKSLQGYKAFICISLILGDGVYNFGKVMLKTIWSILDKSKQNDAKKEEDILALDELHRNEVFIRDSLPNWIAILGYFALSVAAVITIPLIFPEMKWYYAIIAYILAPALGFSNAYGSGLTDINMAYNYGKIALLILASTVGKEHGVIAGMVGCGMVKCMTSISADLMQDFKTGHLTLTSPRSMLIAQIVGTAMGCVISPLTFFVFYNAFDIGNQNGPWKAPYALIYRNVAILGVQGSSALPLHCLQLCYGFFAFALVANLMRDFLPRKYGKWIPLPMAMGFPFLVGASFAIDMCVGSLIVYIWHKIDRSKAVHMVPAVASGFICGDGLWIFPASLLALAKITPPMCMAFDPTY; encoded by the exons ATGGCGCTCCACCAGCGGGACACCGGCGGCAGAGGCAAAGAGAAGGAAGCCGAGCTCTACGCCGACGACGCCGAGCCGGGTGCGCCCTCGCACGCGACCGGCCGCGTGCCGCCGTGGAGGGAGCAGCTGACGCTGCGCGGCCTGCTGGTGAGCGCGGCCGTGGGCACCATGTACAGCGTCATCGTGATGAAGCTCAACCTCACCACGGGGCTCAACCCCACCCTCAACGTCTCCGCCGCCCTCATCTCCTTCGTCATGCTCCGCGGCTGGACGCAGGCGCTGGCCCGCCTTGGCGTCGCCGTCCGCCCGCTCACGCGCCAGGAGAACACCGTCGTTCAGACGTGCGCCGTCGCCTGCTACAGCATCGGCTCCGCCG GTGGGTTCGGGTCCTACCTGCTTGGGCTCAACAAGAAGACCTACGAGATGGCGGGCACGGACATGGAGGGCAACGTCGGCACGAAAGAACCCGGCCTTGGGTGGATGATCGGATTTCTCTTAGCCGTCAGCTTCGTCGGGATCCTCGCGCTTGTCCCTCTCAGGAAG ATTTTGGTGATCGACTACAAATTAACTTACCCAAGCGGAACGGCAACCGCCGTGCTTATAAATGGATTTCATGCGCCTCAAGCAGATGAAGTGGCGAA GATGCAAGTGAACGGATTCACAAAATACTTTGCTATCAGTTTCGTCTGGAGTTTTTTCCAGTGGTTTTACTCTGGTGGAGATAATTGTGGGTTTTCACAGTTTCCCACTCTTGGACTACGAGCTTGGAAACAATC GTTCTTCTTTGATTTCAACCTCACATATGTTGGGGCCGGGATGATTTGCCCCCATCTTATTAATATATCTCTCCTTGTCGGTTCTATTCTCTCTTGGGGTATAATGTGGCCACTGATTGCTGATCTGAAAGGAAGCTGGTATTCAGCAGATTTACCAGAAAGCAGCATGAAAAGCCTGCAAGGTTATAAG GCTTTCATATGTATATCTCTCATCCTAGGAGACGGTGTGTACAATTTTGGAAAGGTTATGCTGAAAACCATTTGGAGTATACTTGACAAATCAAAACAGAACGACGCCAAGAAAG AGGAAGATATTTTGGCGCTCGATGAACTTCACCGCAATGAAGTTTTTATAAGAGACAGTCTCCCTAATTGGATAGCCATCTTGGGTTACTTTGCACTATCAGTCGCTGCTGTAATTACAATTCCCTTGATTTTCCCTGAGATGAAGTGGTACTATGCTATCATAGCATACATATTGGCACCTGCCTTGGGTTTCTCCAATGCCTACGGATCTGGGCTTACTGACATCAACATGGCTTACAACTATGGAAAAATTGCCCTGCTCATTCTTGCATCCACTGTTGGAAAAGAACATGGTGTAATTGCTGGGATGGTAGGCTGTGGTATGGTGAAATGTATGACATCAATATCAGCTGATCTGATGCAGGATTTCAAAACTGGACATCTTACATTAACATCACCTAGATCAATGCTTATTGCTCAGATTGTTGGCACCGCCATGGGCTGTGTCATCTCACCCCTAACATTCTTTGTGTTCTACAATGCCTTTGACATAGGCAATCAGAATGGGCCCTGGAAGGCACCGTATGCTCTAATATACCGAAACGTTGCAATTCTTGGTGTACAGGGCTCATCTGCTTTGCCATTGCATTGCTTGCAGCTGTGCTATGGATTCTTCGCCTTCGCGCTGGTGGCCAACCTTATGAGGGATTTCCTCCCGCGGAAGTATGGCAAATGGATTCCCTTGCCCATGGCAATGGGGTTTCCATTCCTTGTTGGCGCGAGCTTTGCCATCGACATGTGTGTCGGGAGCTTGATAGTCTATATCTGGCACAAGATTGACAGAAGCAAAGCAGTGCATATGGTGCCGGCAGTTGCATCTGGTTTTATATGCGGGGATGGACTGTGGATCTTTCCAGCTTCCTTGCTTGCACTGGCCAAGATCACTCCACCAATGTGCATGGCATTTGATCCTACATACTAG